GGCTGGGGTCCAGCACATACGGCACCAGCTCATTGCCCTTTTTCACCAGGAGGGTGATGCCCACATAGTAGCGAAAGCCGGCCACACGGCTTTTTCCCGATCGCTCACGACTGTCGCCAAGCTTTTGTGCCGGGTCCAGATAGATCTTGCCCTCCACAAAATCCTTGGCTGCAAATACGCCTAAATCATCCAGCACCAGGGCCATTTTTTCGGCCCGATACTGTGACTCACCATATGTCCAGCCAAACGGGATATCACCCCTGTCCACGATGCGCTGAAACAGCATATTGGCCATGGTTTCGGAAACGGCACCTACCTGTACTTCCTTGTTCGCTCCCGGGAACTTCCAGCTGCTTGTCGAGGATTTTTCAACGCTGTCTACGGAAAAATCTCCGATATATTTATTTTTGGCCAAAGTCCCATGAATACCCCGCCCATCTTTTTCGCCTAACGCACCCATCTTCAGGAAGATCTGATCATGAGCAAACTGCAAGGCAAGATGCGACGGGTCCAGTCTGTCTTCCTGCGCATTTGCCGGCACATACCGCCCATAAGCGTAATCGGTACTTCCATATGGCGCCGCATCAATATAGGCGGAAAGCATGCAATCGGGCTTGATATCCACGGACCAGCGGCCCACCACTTTGTCCTTGCCACTGGCAGCGTCTTGCGGCGCCGCAAAAAATGACCCGCCATACAAGCCGGCAACATTGGCGCAGAGGTTCTCCGCCAGCGCACTCCCGCTCAGCAGCGCGGCCAGCAGCGCCAGACATAACTTCATGCTTTGCTTTTTCATCCAGTCTCCCTGATTCCGGTATCGGCACCGGCCATGCGGCCAACTCTGGCGCAGTCCGATCTTATGGAAAGCACGGAATCAGGTCGATGGCAGCGCGGCTTGCCGCGGCAGAAACAGCCAGCCGGGCACAGGGTTAGCCACGCTTTCTGGCCGGCTCCAGCCGTGTATCGCAATATTGTCGTTCTTCCTGTGCCAGATCACCTTCGAGCGCCAGGCAGGCACCCCCCGGACGCTAGGCCACGAGCGACTGGGCGCTGCTGGATAATGGCTGCGCGGCAGCTGCAGCTGCCGCGCTTCCTCACTTACTTCAGGCTGCCACGCAGGAACTGCTGCAGGCGCTCGCTGGCCGGCTGCTGGAACAGGCGCTGCGGCGGCCCCTGCTCCTCGATGCGTCCCTGGTGCAGGAAGATGACGTGGTTGGACACCTCGCGGGCAAAGCCCATCTCGTGCGTCACCACGATCATGGTGCGCCCCTCCTCCGCCAGCGCCTGCATCACCTTCAGCACTTCGCCCACCAGCTCCGGGTCCAGCGCCGAAGTGGGCTCGTCGAACAGCATCACCTCCGGCTCCATTGCCAGCGCACGGGCAATGGCCACCCGCTGCTGCTGGCCGCCGGACAGCTGCGACGGGTACTTGGCCTCCACCCCCGCGTTCAGCCCTACCTTGGCCAGGTATTTGCGGGCGCGCTGCAGCGCCTCTTCCTTGCTGACGCCCAGCACCGACACCGGCGCCTGGATGATGTTTTCCAGCACAGTCATGTGCGACCACAGGTTGAAGTGCTGGAACACCATGGCCAGCCGGCTGCGCATGGCGGCCAGCTCGCGATGCTGCCGGTTGTCCAGCCGCCCGTTGGCCGGAGCGTGCAGCACCTGGCTGCCCAGCGTGATGCTGCCGGCGCAGGGCGTTTCCAGAAAGTTGATACAGCGCAGGAAGGTGCTCTTGCCGGAGCCGGACGAGCCGATGATGCTGATCACATCGCCTTGCCGGGCCTTGAGCGAGATACCCTTGAGCACCTCGTGCTGGCCGAATTTCTTGTGGATGTCGTCCACGATCAGTGTGTACATATAGTTGTCTCCTAGCCGGGGTCAGCGGCTGCCGGTATGCAGGAAGGCCAGCCAGCGGCGCTCCATCTGCCGGAACAGCCAGACGATGAAGAACGATACGGCGGCATAGATCAGCGCCGCGGTGCCGAATGCCTCGAAGGAGGCATAGGTGGCCGAATTGACGTCGCGCGCCACTTTCAGCAGCTCCGGCACCGTGGCGGTAAAGGCGATGGGCGTGGCATGCAGGATGAGGATCACCTCGTTGCTGTAGTTGGGCAGCGCACGACGCAGCGCCGAGGGCAGGATGATCTTGCGGTACATCGCCCCGCGCGACATGCCGAAGGACTCGGCCGCTTCGATCTCGCCGTGCGGAATGCCACGGATGGCGCCGGCCAGTATCTCGGTGGTGTAGGCACTGGTATTCAGCACAAAGGCCAGCAGCGCGCAGTTG
This Vogesella sp. LIG4 DNA region includes the following protein-coding sequences:
- a CDS encoding ABC transporter ATP-binding protein, producing MYTLIVDDIHKKFGQHEVLKGISLKARQGDVISIIGSSGSGKSTFLRCINFLETPCAGSITLGSQVLHAPANGRLDNRQHRELAAMRSRLAMVFQHFNLWSHMTVLENIIQAPVSVLGVSKEEALQRARKYLAKVGLNAGVEAKYPSQLSGGQQQRVAIARALAMEPEVMLFDEPTSALDPELVGEVLKVMQALAEEGRTMIVVTHEMGFAREVSNHVIFLHQGRIEEQGPPQRLFQQPASERLQQFLRGSLK
- the hisM gene encoding histidine ABC transporter permease HisM → MIEILQQYWLAYLWTDGHRLSGLGMTLLLLLATIAIGFPLSVLLAIARVSARRCYRLPVYLYTYFFRGTPLYIQLLILYSGVYSLQLVQQQPGLNQFFQDGFNCALLAFVLNTSAYTTEILAGAIRGIPHGEIEAAESFGMSRGAMYRKIILPSALRRALPNYSNEVILILHATPIAFTATVPELLKVARDVNSATYASFEAFGTAALIYAAVSFFIVWLFRQMERRWLAFLHTGSR
- a CDS encoding protein-glutamine glutaminase family protein; amino-acid sequence: MKKQSMKLCLALLAALLSGSALAENLCANVAGLYGGSFFAAPQDAASGKDKVVGRWSVDIKPDCMLSAYIDAAPYGSTDYAYGRYVPANAQEDRLDPSHLALQFAHDQIFLKMGALGEKDGRGIHGTLAKNKYIGDFSVDSVEKSSTSSWKFPGANKEVQVGAVSETMANMLFQRIVDRGDIPFGWTYGESQYRAEKMALVLDDLGVFAAKDFVEGKIYLDPAQKLGDSRERSGKSRVAGFRYYVGITLLVKKGNELVPYVLDPSLFTTPVPQTVWKAKLLAKSKSVLEHEYFTDRFVMFLEDKDEGLKDFKDSDLEEMDQQIRNDARALYVYSQ